The Penaeus chinensis breed Huanghai No. 1 chromosome 34, ASM1920278v2, whole genome shotgun sequence DNA window ctctcgatataaaaatacatatatatacacatatacatgtatatatatatatataaatgtgtgtgcgtgtgcatacacacacatatacatacatacatacatacatacatacatacatacatacatacatacatacatatatacatacatgcatacaaatatacatatatatatacatatatacatacacacacagagatgtatatatatacatatatatatgcatatatatataaatatatatgcatatatatatatatatatatatataaatacattcatatatatacacatatacactgctTTACCTGTCGTCAAGTCCCCAAAGCCAGTAGTTGCGAGAGGGATGAAGGCATAATAGATTTCTGTTAAGTTCGACCAGCCTCTAATGACCGCGGAAATTGCATTCGAAATCAAGATGAACACAAACACGATGGCGATGTAGGTGAAGGTAGAGAGAGCGAAGGACGTGTTGGCTTGCTGCTTCTTTGCGCCCATCTGGAATGGAATGGTGAAAGTAAGTACCAATAAGGAACGAAAAAATGGTACAGAGACAGGCACGAGTAGACGTATCACTATATATAACAGGTCTTCCCGTGCAGACCTATTATGCAGGTCTACCGAGAGAGATGACGTCAGGGAGAGCCGATTCTAATGACAAGAATAGTTAACCAAGATAATCCTAGCTTGATCTTCTTTTGTTGCAGGTCAGGTTAAAACAAATCACTATCCTTTCTTGTCCTCACATTAGCCACATTAAAGGTAATGGACCGGTAAATCTTGAATTAAGTTGCTTATTCCGTATCAGcactatttatgttattttttctatgctgctgttactgctagtattactactaatactacaactgctgttattattattagtgctattccCGTTGTTCAATCCATTCAAGTGTGGAAACAAagacgtcattatcatctttgcacTACTTAATAGTGGCTATGATACCGAAAGGAACAATAGTTGGATTGATTAATTGCATCTTCATAAGAGCCAATCAAATGATTAACCATTATCGTAAATCAGTACCTAAGTGTTATTTCCCTCATCATTCTGGTAGTAAAGAATGTCATTGTTAGCTCCAGATATGGTCTACTTCCCCTCCATACCAAAAGAGAGGTTACTTTCATTTCACGACCCCCATTGTCAGCCACTTGA harbors:
- the LOC125043602 gene encoding uncharacterized protein LOC125043602, yielding MGAKKQQANTSFALSTFTYIAIVFVFILISNAISAVIRGWSNLTEIYYAFIPLATTGFGDLTTDEQHQQPSASSPSANHTSLICGLRIRPEARRSFVEDPEYSLDSFGRKKKTSLES